From Afipia carboxidovorans OM5, one genomic window encodes:
- the rpsU gene encoding 30S ribosomal protein S21, whose product MQVLVRDNNVDQALKALKKKMQREGIFREMKLRGHYEKPSEKKAREKAEAVRRARKLARKKLQREGLLPSKPKPVFGADRGRGAAGGAGGAPRPAR is encoded by the coding sequence GTGCAGGTTCTCGTCCGCGATAACAATGTCGACCAAGCCCTCAAGGCGCTGAAGAAGAAGATGCAGCGCGAGGGGATTTTCCGCGAGATGAAGCTCCGCGGTCATTACGAAAAGCCCTCCGAGAAGAAGGCTCGCGAAAAGGCGGAAGCCGTTCGTCGCGCCCGCAAGCTCGCGCGCAAGAAGCTGCAGCGCGAAGGCCTGCTGCCCTCGAAGCCGAAGCCGGTGTTCGGCGCAGATCGCGGCCGCGGTGCGGCTGGTGGCGCCGGCGGTGCACCGCGCCCTGCCCGCTAA
- the aqpZ gene encoding aquaporin Z, translating to MESRKYAAELIGTFWLTFTGCGSALLAAAFPQVGIGLLGVAFTFGLAVVTMAFAVGHISGCHLNPAVTVGLAAGGRFPSNQIIPYIVAQVIGAILGAALLYLIASGKAGFDLAGGFASNGYAEHSPGKYSLLACLVCEVVMTAMFIFIIMGATHGRAPAGFAPLAIGLALVMIHLVSIPVTNTSVNPARSTGPALFVGGWALQQLWLFWIAPLVGGALGGVVYRWLSDEPAGIVEGRK from the coding sequence ATGGAATCCAGGAAATATGCCGCCGAACTGATCGGCACATTCTGGCTCACCTTTACGGGCTGCGGCAGCGCCCTGCTGGCCGCGGCCTTTCCACAGGTCGGCATCGGCCTTCTCGGCGTCGCGTTCACCTTCGGCCTTGCCGTCGTCACCATGGCGTTTGCCGTCGGCCATATCTCGGGCTGCCACCTGAACCCGGCCGTCACCGTCGGGCTGGCCGCGGGCGGCCGCTTCCCGAGCAACCAGATCATTCCCTACATCGTCGCTCAGGTGATCGGCGCCATTCTCGGCGCGGCGCTGCTTTATCTGATCGCGAGCGGCAAGGCGGGTTTCGATCTCGCGGGCGGCTTTGCCTCCAACGGCTACGCCGAGCATTCGCCCGGCAAATACAGCCTGCTGGCCTGCCTCGTCTGCGAGGTGGTGATGACCGCGATGTTCATCTTCATCATCATGGGCGCAACTCATGGCCGGGCGCCTGCGGGCTTCGCGCCGCTCGCCATCGGCCTCGCACTCGTCATGATCCACCTTGTCAGCATCCCGGTGACCAACACCTCGGTCAACCCGGCACGCAGCACGGGCCCGGCGCTGTTCGTCGGCGGCTGGGCGCTGCAGCAGCTCTGGCTGTTCTGGATTGCGCCGCTGGTCGGCGGCGCTCTTGGCGGAGTTGTCTATCGCTGGCTGAGCGATGAGCCGGCCGGCATTGTCGAAGGCCGCAAGTAA
- a CDS encoding 5-(carboxyamino)imidazole ribonucleotide synthase produces MTSSKQVALKPGDTVGILGGGQLGRMLALAAARLGLKCHVYAPDPDSPAFDVVQRATCAEYADIEALELFASDVDVITYEFENIPTATAMALQARRPVLPDTSVLGTTQDRLTEKDFVNSLSIGTAGYADIGSVEDLRCAAAALGLPAVLKTRRFGYDGKGQIMIRDGDDLEAVWARLSTRSAILETFVPFEREVSVIAARSATGEVVCYDVTENEHQNHILKISHAPAAIPPALAAQAREVATRIATELKYVGVLGVEMFVVPGENGPSVLVNEIAPRVHNSGHWTLDGASVSQFEQHIRAIAGWPLAQPIRHGDVTMMNLIGDEVLDYGKYLAEPGVTLHLYGKETVRPGRKMGHVTVVKPEE; encoded by the coding sequence GTGACTTCATCGAAACAGGTGGCGCTGAAACCCGGCGACACGGTGGGTATTTTGGGTGGCGGCCAGCTTGGCCGGATGCTGGCTCTTGCCGCGGCGCGGCTCGGCCTCAAATGTCATGTCTATGCACCGGACCCGGATTCGCCGGCGTTCGACGTGGTGCAACGCGCGACCTGCGCCGAATACGCCGATATCGAGGCGCTTGAGCTGTTCGCCTCCGACGTCGACGTCATCACCTATGAGTTCGAGAACATCCCGACCGCGACCGCGATGGCGCTGCAGGCGCGCCGGCCGGTGCTGCCGGATACCTCCGTGCTCGGCACCACGCAGGATCGCCTGACGGAAAAGGATTTCGTCAACAGTCTCAGCATCGGCACCGCCGGCTATGCCGACATCGGCTCCGTCGAGGACCTGCGCTGTGCGGCGGCCGCGCTCGGCCTCCCTGCGGTGCTGAAGACCCGCCGCTTTGGCTATGACGGCAAGGGCCAGATCATGATCCGCGACGGCGACGATCTCGAGGCCGTATGGGCCCGGCTGTCGACCCGGTCGGCGATTCTCGAAACCTTCGTGCCGTTCGAGCGCGAGGTTTCGGTGATCGCCGCGCGCTCCGCGACCGGCGAGGTCGTCTGCTACGACGTCACCGAGAACGAGCACCAGAATCATATTCTGAAGATCTCGCATGCACCGGCCGCGATCCCGCCCGCGCTGGCGGCTCAGGCCCGCGAGGTCGCAACCCGCATCGCGACCGAACTGAAATATGTCGGCGTGCTCGGCGTCGAGATGTTCGTCGTGCCGGGCGAGAACGGCCCGTCCGTCCTCGTCAACGAGATCGCGCCGCGTGTGCACAATTCCGGGCACTGGACGCTCGACGGCGCCTCGGTGTCGCAGTTCGAGCAGCACATCCGCGCCATCGCCGGCTGGCCGCTCGCCCAGCCGATTCGCCATGGCGATGTCACCATGATGAACCTGATCGGCGACGAAGTGCTGGACTACGGCAAGTATCTGGCGGAGCCCGGCGTCACGCTCCATCTCTACGGCAAGGAAACCGTCCGGCCTGGCCGCAAGATGGGCCACGTCACCGTGGTGAAGCCGGAGGAGTAA
- a CDS encoding YdcH family protein: MAVQARLVELERKHRALEGELHEALKNLATDDVRIIELKRRKLLLKDEIERLKTVSDSKGKTLH, from the coding sequence ATGGCGGTTCAGGCGCGTCTCGTTGAGCTGGAGCGTAAGCATCGTGCCCTCGAAGGCGAGTTGCATGAGGCTTTAAAGAATCTCGCAACGGATGATGTGCGTATTATCGAGCTGAAGCGGCGCAAGCTGCTGCTCAAGGACGAGATCGAACGCCTGAAGACGGTGTCCGACAGCAAGGGCAAGACGCTGCACTAA
- a CDS encoding ABC transporter ATP-binding protein has protein sequence MNGARERAPLLRIENVRKRFGGFTAVDGVSLDVGAGEFFALLGPSGCGKTTLLRMLAGFETPDEGGIWLDGENIAEVPPHLRPVNMMFQNYALFPHLSVADNIAFGLKQAGIAKGEIATRVEEMVALGRLQGLERRKPDQLSGGQRQRVALARALARRPRLLLLDEPLAALDKKLRAETQAELVQVQRLLGMSFIIVTHDQEEAMTLADRIGVMNKGQLVQVAPPRMLYERPGSRWIAGFVGDINLFEGQVAAQDDGHVSVATQNAGVLRAAGTVTNGQAVCLAVRPEKLTLSRDPSGADANARSGEIVDINYLGGLSRYRVKLAGGDVVEVARANATRDDAAFEAGQQVTVSFAPSDAVVLTQ, from the coding sequence ATGAACGGCGCGCGTGAGCGTGCGCCGTTGCTGCGCATCGAAAACGTCAGAAAACGGTTTGGCGGCTTCACCGCGGTCGATGGCGTGTCGCTCGATGTCGGCGCGGGTGAGTTCTTCGCGCTGCTCGGGCCGAGCGGCTGCGGCAAGACCACGCTGTTGCGGATGCTCGCGGGCTTTGAGACGCCGGACGAGGGCGGCATCTGGCTCGACGGGGAGAACATTGCCGAGGTGCCGCCGCATCTGCGGCCCGTCAACATGATGTTTCAGAACTATGCGTTGTTTCCGCATCTCAGCGTCGCGGACAACATCGCCTTCGGCCTGAAGCAGGCGGGGATTGCGAAGGGCGAGATTGCCACGCGCGTCGAGGAAATGGTGGCGCTCGGGCGGCTGCAGGGGCTCGAGCGGCGCAAGCCGGATCAGTTGTCGGGCGGTCAGCGCCAGCGGGTGGCGCTGGCGCGCGCATTGGCACGGCGGCCGCGTCTTCTGCTGCTCGATGAGCCGCTTGCCGCGCTCGACAAGAAGCTGCGCGCCGAAACACAGGCCGAGCTCGTGCAGGTGCAGCGCTTGCTCGGGATGTCCTTCATCATCGTCACCCACGATCAGGAAGAGGCGATGACGCTCGCCGACCGCATCGGCGTCATGAACAAAGGTCAGCTCGTGCAGGTCGCACCGCCGCGGATGCTGTACGAGCGGCCGGGCTCGCGCTGGATCGCGGGCTTCGTCGGCGACATCAATCTGTTCGAGGGGCAAGTCGCGGCGCAGGATGACGGGCATGTCAGTGTCGCGACGCAGAATGCCGGCGTGCTGCGCGCGGCGGGTACGGTGACCAACGGACAGGCAGTCTGTCTCGCGGTGCGGCCGGAGAAGCTGACGCTGTCGCGTGATCCGTCGGGCGCGGATGCGAACGCGCGGTCGGGCGAAATCGTCGACATCAATTATCTCGGCGGCCTCTCGCGCTATCGCGTGAAGCTCGCGGGCGGCGACGTCGTCGAGGTCGCGCGCGCCAACGCCACGCGGGACGATGCGGCATTCGAGGCCGGGCAACAGGTCACCGTGTCGTTCGCGCCGAGCGATGCCGTGGTGCTGACGCAATGA
- the purE gene encoding 5-(carboxyamino)imidazole ribonucleotide mutase, with translation MPASVAIIMGSQSDWETMRHAAETLDALGVASERLIVSAHRTPERLYSFAKGAKAAGYKVVIAGAGGAAHLPGMTAALTELPVFGVPVESKALSGVDSLYSIVQMPAGVPVGTLAIGKAGAINAALLAASVLALSDGALAAKLAAWRKQQTDAVSERP, from the coding sequence ATGCCTGCCTCCGTTGCCATCATCATGGGAAGCCAATCCGACTGGGAAACCATGCGGCATGCTGCCGAGACGCTGGACGCTCTGGGCGTCGCCTCCGAGCGGCTGATCGTCTCCGCCCACCGCACCCCGGAGCGGCTCTACAGCTTCGCCAAGGGCGCCAAGGCTGCCGGCTACAAGGTCGTGATCGCGGGTGCCGGGGGGGCAGCCCACCTGCCCGGAATGACGGCTGCCCTGACCGAACTGCCCGTGTTCGGCGTGCCGGTGGAATCCAAGGCGCTTTCCGGAGTGGATTCGCTTTATTCCATCGTGCAAATGCCGGCCGGTGTGCCCGTAGGAACCTTGGCGATCGGCAAAGCCGGCGCTATCAATGCTGCGCTTCTGGCCGCCAGCGTGCTCGCGCTGTCCGACGGCGCGCTGGCGGCAAAACTCGCCGCATGGCGCAAGCAACAGACCGACGCCGTTTCCGAGCGGCCATAA
- a CDS encoding NAD(P)/FAD-dependent oxidoreductase, producing the protein MDHVECLVVGAGVIGLAIARAQARMGREVVVLEATGDIGSGTSSRNSEVIHGGMYYPTGSAMARLCVAGRAMLYRYCEEHSIPHRRCGKIIVATGAGDPERLEAIRARAQANGIGDLRALDKREAQAMEPALNCASALLSPSTGIIDSHALMLALRGDAEDAGAAFAFHAPFVTARRGNGDKGFVVEIGGETPMTLSCDLLINAAGLDAPNLARAIESLPREHIPTAYYAKGNYFACTTRVPFSHLIYPLPEPGGLGVHLTLDIAGAGRFGPDVEWVDEVAYDVDPARAERFYPAIRRYWPGLPDGALVPAYSGIRPKIVPPAVAVQDFVIAGPQHHGVSGLVNLFGIESPGLTSSLAIAEEVGHLTAQF; encoded by the coding sequence ATGGACCACGTTGAATGCCTCGTCGTCGGCGCCGGCGTGATCGGGCTCGCCATCGCGCGCGCGCAGGCACGAATGGGGCGCGAGGTGGTCGTGCTCGAAGCCACGGGCGACATCGGCTCGGGCACCTCATCACGCAATTCGGAAGTGATCCATGGCGGCATGTACTATCCGACAGGCAGCGCGATGGCGCGGCTGTGCGTCGCCGGGCGTGCGATGCTCTATCGCTACTGCGAGGAGCACAGCATTCCGCACCGCCGCTGCGGCAAGATCATCGTTGCCACCGGGGCCGGCGATCCGGAAAGGCTTGAAGCGATCCGCGCCCGCGCGCAAGCGAACGGCATTGGCGACCTCCGGGCGCTCGACAAACGCGAGGCGCAGGCGATGGAGCCTGCGCTCAATTGCGCCAGCGCGCTGCTCTCGCCCTCGACCGGAATCATCGACAGCCACGCGCTGATGCTGGCACTGCGCGGCGATGCAGAAGACGCAGGCGCGGCCTTCGCCTTTCACGCACCGTTCGTCACGGCACGACGCGGGAATGGCGACAAGGGATTCGTCGTCGAGATCGGCGGCGAGACGCCGATGACGCTCAGTTGCGACCTTCTCATCAACGCGGCCGGACTCGATGCACCGAACCTTGCGCGTGCGATCGAGAGTCTGCCGCGGGAGCACATCCCAACCGCCTATTACGCCAAGGGCAACTACTTCGCCTGCACCACGCGAGTGCCGTTCTCGCACCTGATCTATCCGCTGCCGGAGCCCGGCGGACTCGGCGTGCATCTCACGCTCGACATTGCCGGCGCGGGCCGCTTCGGTCCTGACGTCGAGTGGGTGGACGAGGTCGCCTACGATGTCGATCCGGCGCGCGCCGAACGCTTCTATCCCGCGATCCGGCGGTACTGGCCGGGCCTGCCGGATGGCGCGCTGGTGCCCGCTTATTCCGGCATCAGGCCCAAGATCGTGCCGCCCGCGGTCGCGGTGCAGGACTTCGTCATCGCAGGCCCGCAGCACCACGGCGTGAGCGGCCTCGTCAACCTGTTCGGAATTGAATCACCGGGCCTGACGTCATCGCTGGCGATCGCGGAAGAGGTTGGTCATCTCACCGCACAGTTCTGA
- a CDS encoding substrate-binding domain-containing protein, which produces MLHIEIEPVWRFRKEGSPQAAIVMLGILNEIRQTGKLTSAASHANLSYRHVWNLIEQWSAFFGAPLVERQRGRGTTLTPFGEKLVWAGQRLEARLGPQLQNLAQELASEIKPFLHQQPSVIRVHASHGFAVSKLREMLDRLPALGVDLRYVSNQNSLVSLAQNACDLSGVHLPRGPLREQNIRSCLEWLDPREDRVISLVTREMGLMVKRGNPLNIHSLEDLVARNARFVNRDHDSGTRQVFNQLLELHGVNPSALHETQLEFTHAAVAAFVASNMADASFGVEAAARQFGLDFIPLLTEDYFFVCHRAFLDTLPMQHLLDLMKGEEFRDAIANLPGYSASNPGQISAVKDFFESMAAEPGGIVVPVPRPPKKTVAKRETKKETKKKVARR; this is translated from the coding sequence ATGCTGCACATCGAGATCGAGCCGGTATGGCGGTTCCGAAAAGAGGGAAGCCCGCAGGCGGCGATCGTCATGCTCGGAATCCTCAATGAGATCCGGCAGACCGGGAAGCTCACGAGCGCGGCCTCGCATGCAAATCTATCGTACCGGCACGTGTGGAATCTGATCGAACAATGGTCGGCGTTCTTCGGCGCACCGCTCGTCGAGCGCCAGCGCGGACGCGGCACGACGCTGACGCCGTTCGGCGAAAAGCTCGTTTGGGCGGGACAGCGGCTCGAAGCGCGGTTGGGTCCGCAACTGCAGAACCTCGCGCAGGAGCTTGCGAGCGAGATCAAGCCTTTCCTGCATCAGCAGCCGTCGGTGATCCGCGTGCATGCGAGTCACGGCTTTGCGGTATCGAAGCTGCGCGAGATGCTCGACCGCCTGCCCGCCCTCGGCGTCGACCTGCGGTATGTCAGCAATCAGAATTCACTGGTCTCGCTTGCGCAGAATGCCTGCGATCTCTCCGGCGTCCATCTGCCGCGTGGCCCGTTGCGCGAGCAGAACATCCGATCCTGCCTGGAATGGCTTGATCCGCGCGAGGATCGCGTCATCAGCCTCGTGACCCGTGAGATGGGGCTGATGGTGAAGCGGGGCAATCCGCTCAACATCCATTCGCTGGAAGACCTCGTCGCGCGCAACGCGCGCTTCGTCAATCGCGACCACGATTCCGGCACCCGGCAGGTATTCAATCAATTGCTGGAATTGCACGGCGTCAATCCTTCCGCCTTGCACGAGACGCAACTGGAATTCACCCATGCGGCCGTGGCGGCCTTTGTCGCGAGCAACATGGCGGATGCGAGCTTCGGCGTTGAGGCGGCCGCGCGGCAGTTCGGGCTGGATTTCATCCCGTTGCTGACGGAGGACTATTTCTTCGTCTGCCATCGCGCCTTCCTCGATACACTGCCGATGCAGCATCTGCTCGATCTGATGAAGGGTGAGGAATTCCGGGATGCGATCGCCAACCTGCCCGGCTACAGCGCATCCAATCCGGGCCAGATCAGCGCCGTGAAGGACTTCTTCGAGTCGATGGCGGCCGAGCCCGGCGGAATCGTGGTGCCCGTTCCACGCCCGCCGAAAAAGACGGTGGCGAAGCGCGAAACGAAAAAAGAGACGAAGAAGAAGGTCGCGCGGCGCTAG
- a CDS encoding aldehyde dehydrogenase family protein, whose translation MSVAYDYDAVSLIRRVSAREKLLVIDGKLVPSVSGKTFRSINPATEEVIATVSEGGVEDVERAVAAARRAFEGPWSLMRAAERSKILFRLVDLMKEHEDELAELESLDAGKPISAVLRQDLPAAIDTLTYYAGWADKIHGEVIPAREDALTYTVREPVGVVAAIVPWNFPMMIGMWKLAPALACGCTVVMKPAELTSLSALRIAELALEAGLPAGVFNVVAGSGRVVGEALVNHPDVDKVTFTGSPGVGRGIMKGAASNFKHVSLELGGKSANVIFEDADIAAATKAAASGVFFNAGQVCSAGSRVLAHEKVYDEVVERLTARAKTMKVGDPSDRSTMLGPVISEKQMNSILGYVDIGRKEGATVTTGGERIGNRGFYIQPTVFADVAHEMRISQEEIFGPVVSVVKFKDDADALRIANGTAFSLAAGAWSRDIARLQNFARRAKAGTVWLNTFGYTDVRLPWGGAHDSGLGRERGTAALKNFTEEKVVWLNTRG comes from the coding sequence ATGTCGGTAGCATATGACTATGATGCCGTATCGCTCATCAGGCGGGTCTCGGCAAGGGAGAAACTGCTCGTCATCGACGGCAAGCTCGTCCCCTCCGTGTCCGGCAAGACCTTCAGAAGCATCAACCCTGCAACCGAAGAGGTGATCGCAACCGTCTCCGAAGGCGGCGTGGAAGATGTCGAGCGGGCCGTCGCAGCAGCGCGGCGCGCGTTCGAAGGCCCCTGGAGCCTGATGCGTGCGGCCGAACGGAGCAAAATCCTGTTCCGGCTCGTCGACCTGATGAAAGAGCACGAGGACGAACTGGCCGAGCTCGAAAGCCTCGATGCCGGTAAGCCGATCTCGGCCGTGTTGCGGCAGGACCTTCCCGCCGCGATCGATACCCTGACGTACTACGCCGGATGGGCCGACAAAATCCACGGCGAGGTGATCCCTGCGCGTGAGGACGCGCTGACCTACACCGTCCGTGAGCCGGTGGGCGTGGTCGCGGCGATCGTGCCCTGGAATTTCCCGATGATGATCGGAATGTGGAAACTGGCTCCCGCGCTGGCTTGTGGCTGTACCGTGGTGATGAAGCCGGCTGAACTGACCTCGCTCTCCGCCTTGCGGATCGCCGAACTCGCACTCGAAGCTGGCCTGCCGGCTGGCGTGTTCAACGTCGTTGCGGGTTCGGGCCGCGTGGTCGGCGAAGCGCTCGTCAATCACCCGGACGTCGACAAGGTGACCTTCACCGGCTCACCCGGTGTCGGCCGTGGAATCATGAAGGGTGCCGCGAGCAACTTCAAACACGTCTCGCTCGAACTCGGCGGCAAGTCGGCCAACGTGATCTTCGAGGACGCGGACATTGCCGCAGCGACCAAGGCGGCCGCTTCGGGCGTGTTTTTCAATGCGGGCCAGGTCTGTTCGGCAGGCTCGCGCGTGCTCGCCCACGAGAAGGTCTATGACGAGGTTGTCGAGCGACTGACGGCCCGCGCCAAGACCATGAAGGTCGGTGATCCGTCCGATCGTTCGACTATGTTGGGCCCGGTGATCTCCGAGAAGCAGATGAACAGCATTCTCGGTTACGTCGATATCGGCCGGAAGGAAGGCGCCACCGTTACGACCGGCGGCGAGCGGATCGGCAACCGCGGCTTCTATATCCAGCCGACGGTGTTCGCCGATGTCGCACACGAGATGCGCATCTCGCAGGAGGAGATCTTCGGACCTGTGGTGAGCGTGGTGAAGTTCAAGGATGATGCCGATGCGCTGCGCATCGCCAACGGCACGGCGTTCAGCCTTGCCGCGGGTGCGTGGAGCCGCGACATCGCCCGGCTGCAGAACTTCGCTCGCCGCGCGAAGGCGGGCACGGTCTGGCTGAATACGTTCGGCTATACCGATGTTCGCCTGCCGTGGGGCGGCGCGCACGACTCCGGTCTCGGCCGCGAGCGTGGCACCGCGGCGCTGAAGAACTTCACCGAAGAGAAGGTGGTCTGGCTGAACACCAGAGGCTGA
- a CDS encoding YdcH family protein: MAEQDNNEFTLELARLQQEHRDLDAAIEALHHSPAPDLLRLQRLKKRKLQLRDRISFLEDQITPDIIA, from the coding sequence ATGGCCGAACAAGACAATAACGAATTCACGCTCGAACTGGCCCGATTGCAACAGGAGCATCGCGATCTCGATGCGGCCATTGAGGCCCTGCACCATTCGCCGGCGCCGGACCTTTTACGGCTGCAACGACTCAAGAAACGCAAGCTGCAGCTCCGCGACCGGATTTCCTTCCTGGAAGACCAGATCACCCCCGACATCATCGCCTGA
- a CDS encoding sensor domain-containing protein has translation MALTDADALAFASLDPATLSWEILLDGLIIIAFLCGMFVWVMAALRRAHRIAARREYFVSSALNNLSQGIVIINAKQVVTYCNDHYLRIYGLSRSDIRKGMTRFELLELRAARGMLTDDVETHCRKSMAPEGYIDVLPDGRRIFVKKVMLASGGLVSTHEDHTEQDKLSQELKSTKRFLEMVLDNIPSAVMVKRVDDGKFVLANRAAETILNRRREAVIGQTVMEAYPEAAAKFVLQRDDGAIRQGGLVTEEHPIPTDNGLRLFATRRVTVSDESGAPQYLIKTSDDITDRRETESRMAHMAYHDGLTGMPNRAAFLQSLEQLIDACGDTDEEFAVLSVDLRRFREINDVLGHETGDKLLIEVAQRLEKAAGSGVVARLGGDEYGIIIDGKQPEAARKLAEQVSEDISREFVIDGKTLRVGVTVGVSIFPRNGKNGAALLANADAALSRAKARAGGSIVFYEAEMDQQIRDRRALHHDLYNALSKGELSLHYQPLARARHSVSGDDVTGFEALARWIHPTRGFVPPSDFIPLAEESGLIVEMGEWILREACREAASWPRHLQIAVNLSPAQFMHGDLVGLVHSILLETGLTPGRLELEITEGVLIDDFDRGLSLLRRLKALGVRIAMDDFGSGYSSLTYLQAFPFDKIKIDRTFVMNLGRNQQSSAIIRSVIGLGHGLGISIVAEGVETQDQLNFLAVEACDHVQGYLLGKPAPIPTYDAWVGRLPYAGHGNVHSIRRVG, from the coding sequence ATGGCTCTGACCGATGCAGACGCCCTCGCATTCGCGTCTCTCGATCCCGCCACGCTGTCGTGGGAGATCCTGCTCGACGGTCTCATTATCATTGCATTTCTCTGCGGCATGTTCGTGTGGGTGATGGCCGCACTGCGCCGTGCGCACCGCATCGCCGCGCGGCGTGAGTATTTCGTCTCCTCCGCGCTGAATAATCTGTCGCAAGGCATCGTGATCATCAACGCAAAGCAGGTCGTCACCTATTGCAATGATCACTACCTGCGGATCTACGGTCTGTCGCGCTCCGACATTCGCAAGGGCATGACGCGTTTCGAATTGCTCGAACTGCGTGCCGCGCGCGGCATGTTGACGGACGATGTCGAGACCCATTGCCGGAAGTCGATGGCGCCGGAAGGCTATATCGATGTGCTGCCGGACGGCCGGCGCATCTTCGTCAAGAAGGTGATGCTGGCAAGCGGCGGTCTCGTTTCGACCCACGAGGATCATACCGAGCAGGACAAGCTCTCGCAGGAATTGAAGTCGACCAAGCGCTTCCTCGAGATGGTGCTCGACAACATTCCGTCCGCCGTCATGGTGAAGCGCGTCGACGATGGCAAGTTCGTGCTGGCGAACCGTGCCGCTGAGACGATCCTCAATCGTCGCCGCGAAGCGGTGATCGGCCAGACCGTGATGGAAGCCTATCCCGAGGCGGCGGCGAAGTTCGTGCTTCAGCGCGACGATGGCGCGATCCGGCAAGGTGGCCTCGTCACCGAGGAACATCCGATCCCGACCGATAACGGCCTGCGCCTGTTCGCCACCCGCCGCGTGACGGTGAGCGACGAGAGCGGCGCGCCGCAATATCTCATCAAGACCAGCGATGACATCACCGACCGGCGCGAGACCGAATCGCGCATGGCGCACATGGCTTATCATGACGGTCTGACCGGCATGCCGAACCGCGCCGCGTTCCTGCAGTCGCTGGAGCAGTTGATCGACGCCTGCGGCGATACCGACGAGGAATTCGCGGTGCTGTCGGTCGATCTCCGCCGTTTCCGCGAGATCAACGACGTGCTCGGCCACGAGACGGGCGACAAGCTGCTGATCGAGGTCGCGCAGCGCCTCGAAAAGGCGGCAGGCTCTGGCGTGGTGGCGAGGCTCGGCGGCGACGAATACGGCATCATCATCGACGGCAAGCAGCCCGAGGCGGCGCGCAAGCTGGCCGAACAGGTCTCCGAAGACATCTCCCGCGAGTTCGTCATCGACGGCAAGACGCTGCGGGTCGGCGTCACGGTGGGCGTGTCGATCTTCCCGCGCAACGGAAAGAACGGCGCCGCACTGCTGGCCAACGCCGACGCAGCCTTGAGTCGTGCCAAGGCGCGGGCGGGCGGCTCGATTGTTTTCTATGAAGCCGAGATGGACCAGCAGATCCGCGATCGCCGCGCGCTGCACCACGACCTTTACAACGCGCTGAGCAAGGGTGAACTGTCGCTGCACTACCAGCCGCTCGCGCGCGCCCGCCACAGCGTGTCCGGCGACGACGTGACCGGCTTCGAGGCCCTGGCGCGCTGGATTCATCCGACCCGCGGTTTCGTGCCGCCGTCCGATTTCATCCCGCTTGCGGAAGAAAGCGGCCTGATCGTCGAGATGGGCGAATGGATTTTGCGCGAGGCCTGCCGCGAGGCGGCGTCATGGCCGCGCCATTTGCAGATCGCTGTCAACCTGTCGCCCGCCCAGTTCATGCACGGCGATCTCGTCGGCCTCGTTCATTCCATCCTGCTGGAAACCGGCCTCACGCCCGGCCGGCTCGAACTTGAGATCACCGAGGGCGTGCTGATCGACGATTTCGATCGCGGCCTGTCGCTGCTGCGTCGCCTCAAGGCGCTCGGCGTGCGCATTGCCATGGACGATTTCGGCTCCGGCTATTCGTCGCTCACCTATCTGCAGGCGTTCCCGTTCGACAAGATCAAGATCGACCGTACCTTCGTGATGAATCTCGGCCGCAACCAGCAGTCCTCCGCGATCATCCGCTCGGTGATCGGGCTCGGCCATGGCCTCGGCATTTCCATCGTCGCCGAAGGCGTCGAAACCCAGGACCAGTTGAACTTCCTCGCGGTCGAGGCCTGCGACCATGTTCAGGGCTACCTGCTCGGCAAGCCCGCGCCGATCCCCACCTACGATGCCTGGGTCGGCCGGCTGCCTTATGCCGGCCATGGCAATGTCCACAGCATTCGCCGCGTAGGCTGA